A single genomic interval of Plantibacter sp. Leaf314 harbors:
- the trpA gene encoding tryptophan synthase subunit alpha, translating into MTAQQADPAVTSAVSTAIDAAATERAGALIGYLPVGFPDLQTSIDAAIALAQNGVDVLELGVPYSDPVMDGAVIQAATMTALAGGFRLRDVFTAVSAIRAAVDVPVLVMTYWNPVTQYGVERFASDLAAAGGAGLITPDITPDAAAEWLDVSDRLGLDRVFLAAPTSSDERLSLVTEHSKGFVYTVSTMGITGARQDLDAAAKTLVGRLRAAGAEHACVGIGISTAEQVRSVLEYADGAIVGSVFVKALADGGVPAVTEVVRSLAAGTSR; encoded by the coding sequence ATGACCGCTCAGCAGGCGGACCCCGCCGTGACGTCGGCCGTCTCGACGGCCATCGACGCCGCAGCGACCGAACGCGCCGGCGCACTCATCGGGTACCTGCCGGTCGGGTTCCCCGATCTCCAGACGAGCATCGATGCCGCCATCGCGCTGGCGCAGAACGGCGTCGACGTCCTCGAGCTGGGTGTGCCCTACTCCGATCCGGTCATGGACGGTGCCGTCATCCAAGCCGCCACCATGACGGCGCTGGCCGGAGGCTTCAGACTGCGCGACGTCTTCACGGCGGTCAGTGCGATCCGCGCCGCGGTCGACGTCCCGGTCCTCGTCATGACCTACTGGAACCCGGTGACGCAGTACGGCGTCGAGCGTTTCGCCTCAGACCTCGCTGCGGCGGGGGGAGCCGGCCTGATCACGCCGGACATCACCCCGGACGCCGCCGCGGAGTGGCTGGACGTCAGCGACCGCCTCGGGCTCGACCGCGTCTTCCTCGCGGCCCCGACGTCGAGTGACGAGCGCCTCTCGCTCGTGACCGAGCACTCGAAGGGCTTCGTCTACACCGTCTCGACGATGGGTATCACGGGAGCGCGGCAGGATCTCGACGCCGCCGCCAAGACGCTCGTCGGACGCCTCCGCGCAGCCGGCGCCGAGCACGCCTGCGTGGGTATCGGCATCTCGACGGCCGAGCAGGTGCGATCCGTCCTCGAGTACGCCGACGGCGCGATCGTCGGGTCCGTGTTCGTCAAGGCCCTCGCCGACGGCGGCGTCCCCGCCGTCACCGAGGTCGTCCGGTCGCTCGCGGCCGGCACCAGCCGCTGA
- the trpB gene encoding tryptophan synthase subunit beta → MTLSPPTPANTEPTHLRDEAGPFFGDFGGRYMPEALIAAVDELAAAYEAAKVDETFQAELTTLLRDYAGRPSIITEVPRFAASAGGARIFLKREDLNHTGSHKINNVLGQALLTKRIGKTRVIAETGAGQHGVATATAAALFGLDCTIYMGEVDTERQALNVARMRLLGATVIPVTSGSRTLKDAINEAYRDWVASVETTNYLFGTAAGPHPFPVMVRDFQKIIGEEARAQLLELNGSLPDAVVACVGGGSNAIGIFHAFLDDADVALYGVEAAGDGVDTPRHAASIGRGRPGVLHGARTFVLQDDDGQTVESHSISAGLDYPGVGPEHAWLADTGRATYVPATDAEAMEAFRLLSRTEGIIPAIESAHALAGAIVLGKELGPDATILVNLSGRGDKDVETAGAYFGLLDEAGRNA, encoded by the coding sequence ATGACCCTGTCACCCCCCACGCCCGCGAACACCGAGCCCACCCACCTGCGAGACGAAGCCGGCCCGTTCTTCGGCGACTTCGGCGGACGCTACATGCCGGAGGCGCTCATCGCCGCGGTCGACGAGCTGGCGGCCGCCTACGAGGCCGCGAAGGTCGATGAGACCTTCCAGGCCGAGCTCACCACGCTGCTGCGCGACTACGCCGGCCGACCGTCGATCATCACCGAGGTCCCGCGGTTCGCAGCCTCCGCCGGCGGAGCGCGCATCTTCCTCAAGCGCGAGGACCTCAATCACACCGGGTCCCACAAGATCAACAACGTGCTCGGCCAGGCGCTGCTGACGAAGCGCATCGGCAAGACGCGCGTGATCGCCGAGACCGGGGCAGGTCAGCACGGGGTCGCCACGGCGACCGCCGCCGCCCTGTTCGGTCTCGACTGCACGATCTACATGGGCGAGGTCGACACCGAACGGCAGGCGCTCAACGTCGCACGCATGCGCCTCCTCGGCGCCACCGTCATCCCGGTCACCTCCGGCTCGCGCACGCTCAAGGACGCGATCAACGAGGCGTACCGCGACTGGGTCGCCTCGGTCGAGACGACCAACTACCTCTTCGGCACCGCTGCGGGACCACACCCCTTCCCCGTCATGGTGCGCGACTTCCAGAAGATCATCGGCGAGGAGGCTCGCGCCCAGCTCCTCGAACTGAACGGGTCCCTCCCCGACGCGGTCGTCGCCTGTGTCGGCGGCGGCTCGAACGCCATCGGCATCTTCCACGCCTTCCTCGACGACGCGGACGTCGCCCTCTACGGCGTCGAGGCGGCCGGCGACGGCGTCGACACCCCTCGACACGCCGCGTCCATCGGACGCGGACGTCCCGGCGTCCTCCACGGTGCCCGGACGTTCGTCCTCCAGGACGACGACGGCCAGACGGTCGAGTCGCACTCCATCTCCGCCGGGCTCGACTACCCGGGCGTCGGCCCGGAGCACGCCTGGCTCGCCGACACCGGACGCGCGACGTACGTCCCCGCCACCGACGCGGAGGCGATGGAGGCGTTCCGGCTCCTGAGCCGGACCGAGGGGATCATCCCGGCCATCGAGTCGGCGCACGCCCTCGCGGGTGCCATCGTGCTCGGCAAGGAGCTGGGTCCCGACGCGACCATCCTGGTCAACCTGTCAGGACGTGGCGACAAGGACGTCGAGACCGCCGGTGCCTACTTCGGGCTCCTCGACGAAGCCGGGCGCAACGCATGA
- a CDS encoding DUF6704 family protein, translating into MSTDPSDPGHGHSPAAWTAVIIMLVAFAAGTVFFWLDMPLLVWISAGVLLLGWITGGVLAKAGYGVGGSKTLAKEH; encoded by the coding sequence ATGAGCACCGACCCCTCGGACCCCGGCCACGGACACTCGCCCGCCGCCTGGACCGCCGTGATCATCATGTTGGTCGCGTTCGCCGCCGGTACGGTCTTCTTCTGGCTCGACATGCCGCTGCTCGTCTGGATCTCGGCCGGTGTGCTGCTCCTCGGTTGGATCACCGGTGGCGTCCTCGCCAAGGCCGGGTACGGCGTCGGCGGCTCCAAGACCCTGGCGAAAGAGCACTGA
- a CDS encoding glutamate synthase subunit beta produces MADPKGFLKVPERELPKRRPVPVRIMDWKEVYEQSDPATVRKQAGRCMDCGIPFCHQGCPLGNLIPEWNDLMWRGEGRSAIERLHATNNFPEFTGRLCPAPCESSCVLGINQPAVTIKQVEVSIIDQAFANGWVESHPPERLTGKTVAVVGSGPAGLAAAQQLTRAGHTVAVYERDDRIGGLLRYGIPDFKMEKKHLDIRLKQMQDEGTRFRAGVNIGVDITWDELRARYDAVVIATGAMVPRDLPIPGRDLSGVHFAMEYLVQANRVGAGDTVSDQITAEDKHVVVLGGGDTGADCIGTAHRQGAASVTNLAIGTQPAGERPEHQPWPMMPTLFEVASAHEEGGDREFLVSTVEFLANDAGEVRAIRVAETEFIDGRRVPKSGTEREIPADLVLLALGFTGPEEAALESQFQLPFTGRGNVAREQDYQTNQPGVFVAGDAGRGQSLIVWAIAEGRAAAAAVDEYLEGATQLPSPVRPTDQPISL; encoded by the coding sequence GTGGCTGATCCCAAGGGATTCCTGAAGGTACCGGAGCGGGAGCTCCCGAAACGTCGGCCTGTGCCGGTCCGCATCATGGACTGGAAAGAGGTGTACGAGCAGAGCGATCCGGCGACCGTGCGGAAGCAGGCCGGGCGCTGCATGGACTGCGGCATCCCGTTCTGTCACCAGGGCTGCCCGCTCGGCAACCTCATCCCCGAGTGGAACGATCTGATGTGGCGTGGCGAGGGGCGTTCGGCCATCGAGCGCCTACACGCCACCAACAACTTCCCCGAGTTCACGGGTCGTCTGTGCCCGGCTCCGTGTGAGAGTTCGTGCGTTCTGGGGATCAACCAGCCCGCGGTCACCATCAAGCAGGTCGAGGTGTCCATCATCGACCAGGCGTTCGCGAACGGTTGGGTCGAATCGCACCCGCCGGAGCGGTTGACCGGGAAGACGGTCGCCGTCGTCGGGTCGGGACCTGCCGGTCTCGCAGCAGCCCAGCAGCTCACGCGTGCCGGCCACACCGTGGCCGTCTACGAGCGCGACGACCGCATCGGCGGTCTGCTCCGGTACGGCATCCCGGACTTCAAGATGGAGAAGAAGCACCTCGACATCCGGCTGAAGCAGATGCAGGACGAGGGGACGCGCTTCCGGGCCGGCGTGAACATCGGTGTCGACATCACCTGGGACGAGCTCCGCGCCCGGTACGACGCCGTCGTCATCGCCACCGGCGCGATGGTGCCGCGCGACCTCCCGATCCCGGGTCGCGACCTGTCGGGCGTGCACTTCGCGATGGAGTACCTCGTCCAGGCGAACCGGGTCGGTGCCGGCGACACGGTGTCGGACCAGATCACGGCGGAGGACAAGCACGTCGTCGTCCTCGGCGGCGGCGACACCGGCGCCGACTGCATCGGCACCGCTCACCGTCAGGGCGCCGCGTCCGTCACGAACCTGGCGATCGGCACCCAGCCGGCGGGGGAGCGACCCGAGCACCAGCCGTGGCCCATGATGCCCACCCTGTTCGAGGTCGCGAGCGCGCACGAGGAGGGTGGTGACCGCGAGTTCCTGGTGTCCACCGTCGAGTTCCTCGCCAACGACGCCGGAGAGGTGCGAGCCATCCGTGTCGCGGAGACGGAGTTCATCGACGGCCGCCGTGTCCCGAAGAGCGGGACCGAACGGGAGATCCCCGCGGACCTCGTGCTGCTCGCCCTCGGCTTCACCGGCCCGGAGGAGGCTGCGCTCGAGTCGCAGTTCCAGCTCCCGTTCACGGGCCGCGGCAACGTGGCCAGGGAGCAGGACTACCAGACGAACCAGCCCGGTGTGTTCGTGGCCGGCGACGCCGGTCGCGGTCAGTCGCTCATCGTGTGGGCGATCGCCGAGGGCCGTGCGGCCGCAGCGGCGGTCGACGAGTACCTCGAGGGTGCCACCCAGCTTCCCTCCCCGGTCCGTCCCACGGACCAGCCCATCTCCCTCTAG
- the trpC gene encoding indole-3-glycerol phosphate synthase TrpC produces MLADLMAGAKEDALGRLAGRPAAAVEALAVDAPPAIDALAALAPAESVKIIAEVKRSSPSRGALADIPDPALLASLYEQGGASAVSVLTEGRKFGGSLGDLEAVRASIRIPVLRKDFISLPYQVFEARAAGADLVLLIVAGLDQPTLLSLHELVVQLGMTPLVETHSADELARASDIGARLIGVNARNLSTFELDRNLFGSLTDRFPADAIKIAESAVLGASDVAAYRRDGADVVLVGEALVTGDPVATLEQFLGASE; encoded by the coding sequence ATGCTCGCCGACCTGATGGCCGGCGCGAAGGAGGACGCCCTCGGGCGCCTCGCGGGCCGTCCGGCTGCAGCCGTCGAGGCTCTGGCGGTCGACGCCCCTCCGGCGATCGATGCGTTGGCCGCGCTCGCTCCTGCCGAGAGCGTGAAGATCATCGCCGAGGTCAAGCGGTCGAGCCCCTCTCGAGGCGCCTTGGCCGACATCCCCGATCCGGCGCTCCTCGCCTCGCTCTACGAGCAGGGCGGCGCCAGTGCGGTCAGTGTCCTCACGGAGGGGCGGAAGTTCGGCGGTTCGCTGGGCGACCTCGAAGCCGTCCGTGCGTCGATCCGGATCCCGGTGTTGCGCAAGGACTTCATCTCGCTGCCCTATCAGGTCTTCGAGGCCCGGGCCGCGGGCGCAGACCTCGTCCTGCTCATCGTCGCCGGGCTCGACCAGCCCACCCTGCTGTCGCTGCACGAGCTCGTCGTCCAGCTCGGCATGACGCCATTGGTCGAGACCCACTCGGCTGACGAGCTCGCTCGGGCGAGCGACATCGGCGCCCGGCTCATCGGCGTCAACGCGCGGAACCTCAGCACCTTCGAACTCGATCGCAACCTCTTCGGCTCGCTGACGGACCGGTTCCCCGCCGACGCGATCAAGATCGCCGAGTCCGCCGTGCTCGGCGCGTCGGACGTCGCAGCCTACCGACGTGACGGCGCGGACGTCGTCCTGGTCGGCGAAGCACTCGTCACCGGCGACCCCGTCGCCACCCTCGAACAGTTCCTGGGAGCATCCGAATGA
- a CDS encoding Trp biosynthesis-associated membrane protein, translating into MTETNETASSAPEASPADDLEARALRSRQRRVKTLLLVTAVLANALILAAWTQSWLSISLVGVGPHSGALDVVGSVAAPALSALALAGLALVAALAIAGPVFRIILGVLEAVIGVCVAISAITVLTAPATAGAAAVTEATGVAGNQSTVDLVAATSLTAWPAVALVLGIVLGLAGLATAVTHRMWPGPSRKYQAVRFTQVESAPSADPVGAWDDLSRGDDPTR; encoded by the coding sequence ATGACCGAGACCAATGAGACAGCATCGTCCGCGCCTGAAGCGTCCCCGGCCGACGACCTCGAGGCGCGGGCCCTCCGCAGCCGACAGCGCCGTGTGAAGACGCTGCTCCTCGTCACCGCGGTCCTGGCGAACGCCCTCATCCTCGCCGCGTGGACGCAGTCCTGGCTCTCGATCAGCCTCGTCGGCGTCGGACCGCACTCCGGTGCCCTCGACGTGGTGGGGTCCGTCGCGGCCCCAGCCCTCTCGGCCCTCGCGCTGGCCGGTCTGGCGCTCGTCGCCGCCCTGGCGATCGCCGGGCCGGTCTTCCGCATCATCCTCGGTGTGCTCGAGGCAGTGATCGGCGTGTGCGTCGCGATCTCGGCGATCACCGTCCTCACCGCTCCCGCGACCGCCGGCGCAGCGGCCGTGACGGAGGCGACGGGCGTCGCCGGCAACCAGTCGACCGTCGACCTCGTCGCCGCGACGTCGCTCACCGCGTGGCCGGCCGTCGCGCTGGTCCTCGGAATCGTCCTCGGTCTCGCCGGCCTAGCCACCGCGGTCACGCACCGGATGTGGCCCGGCCCGTCGCGCAAGTACCAGGCCGTGCGCTTCACGCAGGTCGAGTCGGCCCCGAGCGCCGATCCGGTCGGCGCCTGGGACGACCTCAGCCGCGGCGACGACCCCACCCGGTGA
- the gltB gene encoding glutamate synthase large subunit, with protein MAHAPYASFSAVPPKQGMYDPANEKDACGLAMVATLTGDASHSIIDAALGSLRNLEHRGAIGSDAGTGDGAGILTQMPDEFLRGVAGFELPPLGEYAVGIAFLPTDDSARALLQSQIAAIAADEQLTVLGWREVPVDPDELGKLARAAMPAFEQLFVTGSDPSKPSGIALDRLAFRLRKRAERELGAYFISLSSRTLVYKGMVTTLQLEPFYPDLSDERFATKLAIVHSRYSTNTFPSWPLAQPLRMMAHNGEINTVEGNRNWMRARQSQLESELIGDVRPLLPIITPGASDSASFDEVLELLTLTGRSLPHAMMMMVPEAWEKQTGLSQQRRDFYEFNSMQMEPWDGPAALTFTDGSLVGATLDRNGLRPGRWLETTDGLVVLGSEIGVLDIEPSRVKRKGRLRPGKMFLVDTVAGRIIEDDEIKDELSASAPWGEWLEQGRINLSDLPEREHIVHTPASVTRRQRTFGYTEEEVRILLQPMGQNGAEPLGAMGSDTPIAVLSDRPRLLFDYFVQQFAQVTNPPLDSIREEVVTSLKLGLGPERNLLSWGPEHAKQVVLDFPVIDNDELAKIQHIDPTPGSPLTATVRALYRVEDGAAGLESRLREMCAEVDEAILAGSEFIVLSDRDSNSDLAPIPSLLSLAAVHHHLIRAENRMKVGLVVEAGDVREVHHVALLIGYGASAINPYLAMESCEDLVRSGLIQGVTREQAVKNVIKALGKGVLKIMSKMGISTVSSYAGAQAFEAVGLSEQLVETYFTGTETKLGGVGIEVIAEENAKRHRYAYPEDAASTAHERLQSGGEYQWRRDGSPHLFNPETVFKLQHATKTRRYDIFREYTHMVDSQAAQLMTLRGMFTLRAGARPPVPLDEVESVSSIVKRFSTGAMSYGSISREAHETLAIAMNSIGAKSNTGEGGEDVDRLLDPTRRSAIKQVASGRFGVTSMYLTHADDIQIKLAQGAKPGEGGQLPPTKVYPWVARTRHATAGVGLISPPPHHDIYSIEDLKQLIFDLKRANPKARIHTKLVSQSGIGAVAAGVAKALSDVILVSGHDGGTGASPLNSLKHAGTPWELGLAETQQTLMLNNMRDRVVVQVDGQMKTGRDVVIGALLGAEEFGFATAPLVVSGCVMMRVCHLDTCPVGVATQNPVLRQRFTGKPEFVVNFFEFIAQEVREYLAELGFRTLEEAIGHNELIDADRAIDHWKASGLDLSPVLVGPVFADDEPRINRRAQEHELDKHFDQQLITAAAEVLEHGGHFSVDLPIRNTERAVGTMLGHEVTRRHGENGLPAGSIDVTLRGSAGQSFGAFLPGGIALRLVGDSNDYVGKGLSGGQIVVRPPESAAFLPEDNVIAGNVIGYGATQGTMFLGGIVGERFLVRNSGATAVVEGVGDHALEYMTGGLALILGQTGRNLGAGMSGGTAYVFDLQRDQVNRDSLASGELTLSELDSADVEIVHDLLERHVLETGSPLAGRLLADFEDTVTRFVKVLPRDYAAVLATRQTALDEGLDPDGDIVWNRILEVTGG; from the coding sequence ATGGCGCATGCACCGTACGCTTCGTTCAGCGCAGTCCCGCCCAAGCAGGGCATGTACGACCCGGCGAACGAGAAGGACGCCTGCGGTCTGGCGATGGTGGCGACCCTGACGGGCGACGCCTCGCACAGCATCATCGACGCCGCACTCGGCTCGCTCCGGAACCTGGAGCACCGAGGTGCGATCGGTTCCGACGCCGGCACCGGCGACGGCGCGGGCATCCTCACCCAGATGCCCGATGAATTCCTGCGCGGCGTCGCCGGGTTCGAACTCCCGCCGCTCGGCGAGTACGCGGTCGGGATCGCCTTCCTCCCCACGGACGACTCGGCACGAGCGCTCCTCCAGTCCCAGATCGCGGCGATCGCCGCCGATGAGCAGCTCACCGTGCTCGGTTGGCGCGAGGTCCCCGTCGACCCCGACGAGCTGGGCAAGCTCGCGCGCGCCGCCATGCCCGCCTTCGAGCAGCTGTTCGTCACCGGGTCGGACCCCTCGAAGCCGTCCGGCATCGCCCTCGACCGCCTCGCCTTCCGTCTGCGGAAGCGCGCGGAGCGCGAACTCGGCGCGTACTTCATCTCCCTGTCGAGCCGGACCCTCGTCTACAAGGGCATGGTCACCACCCTGCAGCTCGAACCCTTCTACCCGGATCTCTCCGACGAACGGTTCGCGACCAAGCTCGCCATCGTGCACTCCCGGTACTCGACCAACACGTTCCCGTCGTGGCCGCTCGCCCAGCCCCTGCGGATGATGGCGCACAACGGCGAGATCAACACGGTGGAGGGCAACCGCAACTGGATGCGCGCCCGTCAGTCCCAGCTCGAGTCCGAACTCATCGGCGACGTCCGGCCGCTGCTCCCCATCATCACGCCCGGTGCGAGTGACTCCGCGTCCTTCGACGAGGTGCTCGAGCTGCTAACGCTGACGGGCCGGTCGCTGCCGCACGCGATGATGATGATGGTGCCCGAGGCCTGGGAGAAGCAGACCGGTCTCTCGCAGCAGCGTCGAGACTTCTACGAGTTCAACTCCATGCAGATGGAACCGTGGGACGGTCCGGCCGCCCTCACCTTCACCGACGGCTCGCTCGTGGGCGCCACCCTCGACCGCAACGGGCTGCGCCCGGGACGCTGGCTGGAGACCACCGACGGGCTCGTCGTCCTCGGCAGCGAGATCGGCGTGCTCGACATCGAGCCGAGCCGGGTGAAGCGCAAGGGCCGTCTGCGTCCGGGCAAGATGTTCCTCGTCGACACCGTGGCAGGACGCATCATCGAGGACGACGAGATCAAGGACGAGCTGTCGGCCTCCGCCCCCTGGGGCGAGTGGCTCGAGCAGGGCCGGATCAACCTCAGCGACCTCCCCGAGCGCGAGCACATCGTGCACACGCCCGCTTCGGTGACCCGCCGCCAGCGGACCTTCGGGTACACGGAGGAGGAGGTGCGCATCCTCCTCCAGCCGATGGGCCAGAACGGCGCGGAGCCGCTCGGGGCGATGGGCTCCGACACGCCGATCGCCGTGCTCTCGGATCGGCCACGGCTCCTGTTCGACTACTTCGTGCAGCAGTTCGCACAGGTGACGAACCCGCCGCTCGACTCCATCCGCGAGGAGGTCGTCACCTCCCTGAAGCTCGGCCTCGGACCGGAGCGGAACCTGCTGTCCTGGGGTCCGGAGCATGCGAAGCAGGTCGTGCTCGACTTCCCGGTCATCGACAACGACGAGCTGGCGAAGATCCAACACATCGACCCGACCCCGGGGAGCCCGCTGACGGCCACGGTGCGGGCGCTGTACCGGGTCGAGGACGGAGCCGCGGGCCTCGAGTCCAGGCTCCGCGAGATGTGTGCCGAGGTCGACGAGGCGATCCTCGCAGGCTCGGAGTTCATCGTCCTCAGCGATCGTGACTCGAACTCGGATCTCGCCCCGATCCCGTCGCTGCTGTCGCTGGCCGCCGTCCACCACCATCTCATCCGCGCCGAGAACCGGATGAAGGTCGGGCTCGTCGTCGAAGCCGGCGACGTCCGCGAGGTCCACCATGTCGCCCTGCTGATCGGGTACGGCGCGTCGGCGATCAACCCGTACCTGGCGATGGAGAGCTGCGAGGATCTCGTCCGCAGCGGTCTCATCCAGGGCGTCACGCGCGAACAGGCCGTGAAGAACGTCATCAAGGCGCTCGGCAAGGGCGTCCTGAAGATCATGTCCAAGATGGGCATCTCGACCGTCTCCTCCTACGCGGGTGCGCAGGCGTTCGAAGCGGTCGGCCTGAGTGAGCAGCTCGTCGAGACCTACTTCACCGGCACCGAGACGAAGCTCGGCGGCGTCGGCATCGAGGTCATCGCCGAGGAGAACGCGAAGCGTCACCGCTACGCCTACCCGGAGGACGCCGCGTCGACCGCGCACGAACGCCTGCAGTCCGGTGGCGAGTACCAGTGGCGGCGCGACGGCTCACCACACCTCTTCAACCCCGAGACCGTCTTCAAGCTCCAGCACGCCACGAAGACCCGCCGGTACGACATCTTCCGTGAGTACACGCACATGGTCGACTCACAGGCGGCACAGCTCATGACGCTGCGAGGGATGTTCACGCTCCGCGCGGGCGCCCGTCCGCCGGTCCCGCTGGACGAGGTGGAGTCGGTCTCCTCGATCGTCAAGCGGTTCTCGACCGGGGCGATGAGCTACGGCTCGATCTCGCGAGAGGCCCACGAGACCCTGGCGATCGCGATGAACAGCATCGGCGCGAAGTCCAACACGGGCGAGGGCGGCGAGGACGTCGATCGTCTGCTGGACCCGACGCGACGCAGTGCGATCAAGCAGGTCGCGTCCGGCCGGTTCGGCGTGACGAGCATGTACCTGACCCACGCCGACGACATCCAGATCAAACTCGCCCAGGGCGCGAAGCCCGGCGAGGGTGGGCAGCTGCCCCCGACGAAGGTCTACCCGTGGGTGGCCCGGACCCGGCACGCGACGGCCGGTGTCGGCTTGATCTCGCCGCCACCGCACCATGACATCTACTCCATCGAGGACCTCAAACAGCTGATCTTCGATCTGAAACGTGCGAACCCGAAGGCCCGGATCCACACGAAGCTGGTCAGCCAGTCCGGCATCGGTGCGGTCGCGGCGGGCGTCGCGAAGGCGCTCTCCGACGTGATCCTCGTCTCGGGCCACGACGGCGGCACCGGCGCGAGCCCGTTGAACTCGTTGAAGCACGCCGGTACGCCGTGGGAGCTGGGCCTCGCCGAGACCCAGCAGACCCTGATGCTCAACAACATGCGCGACCGCGTCGTCGTGCAGGTGGACGGTCAGATGAAGACCGGCCGTGACGTCGTCATCGGTGCGCTGCTCGGCGCGGAGGAGTTCGGGTTCGCGACCGCACCGCTCGTCGTCTCCGGTTGTGTCATGATGCGCGTCTGCCACCTCGACACCTGCCCCGTCGGCGTCGCGACCCAGAACCCCGTGCTCCGTCAGCGGTTCACCGGCAAGCCGGAGTTCGTCGTCAACTTCTTCGAGTTCATCGCTCAAGAAGTGCGCGAGTATCTCGCCGAGCTCGGATTCCGCACGCTCGAGGAGGCCATCGGCCACAACGAGCTGATCGACGCCGACCGCGCGATCGATCATTGGAAGGCGTCCGGTCTCGACCTGTCGCCCGTCCTCGTCGGCCCGGTCTTCGCCGACGACGAACCGCGGATCAACCGTCGGGCTCAGGAGCACGAACTCGACAAGCACTTCGACCAGCAGCTCATCACTGCGGCCGCGGAGGTGTTGGAGCACGGTGGTCACTTCTCCGTGGACCTGCCCATCCGCAACACCGAGCGCGCCGTCGGCACCATGCTGGGCCACGAGGTCACCCGCCGTCACGGCGAGAACGGCCTTCCGGCCGGCAGCATCGACGTCACCCTGCGCGGCTCGGCCGGGCAGTCGTTCGGCGCGTTCCTCCCGGGCGGCATCGCGCTGCGCCTGGTCGGCGATTCGAACGACTACGTCGGCAAGGGCCTGTCCGGCGGGCAGATCGTCGTCAGACCGCCCGAGAGCGCCGCGTTCCTCCCCGAGGACAACGTCATCGCCGGCAACGTCATCGGCTACGGCGCGACCCAGGGCACGATGTTCCTCGGCGGGATCGTCGGCGAACGCTTCCTGGTGCGCAACTCCGGTGCCACGGCGGTCGTCGAGGGCGTCGGCGACCACGCCCTGGAGTACATGACCGGTGGGCTGGCGCTCATCCTCGGGCAGACCGGCAGGAACCTCGGCGCCGGCATGTCGGGCGGGACCGCCTACGTGTTCGACCTGCAGCGCGACCAGGTGAACCGCGACTCGCTCGCCTCCGGTGAGCTGACCCTGTCGGAGCTCGACAGCGCTGACGTCGAGATCGTCCACGACCTCCTCGAACGGCACGTCCTCGAGACGGGGTCGCCGCTCGCCGGCCGCCTGCTCGCGGACTTCGAGGACACGGTCACCAGATTCGTCAAGGTCCTGCCGCGCGACTACGCGGCGGTCCTGGCGACACGACAGACCGCGCTCGACGAGGGGCTCGACCCCGACGGCGACATCGTTTGGAACCGAATCTTGGAGGTGACCGGTGGCTGA
- the lgt gene encoding prolipoprotein diacylglyceryl transferase: MIAPLSIPSPNPDIASFSVGPFTVHMYALCIIAGIVVATILTSRRLTKRGAEPGIVLDIILWAIPLGIIGARIFHVLTHPGDYFYPGADLLRTLYIWEGGIAIFGSLLGGAVGAYIGCRMTGIRFWTFADALAPGLLLAQAFGRLGNYFNHELYGLPTDLPWGLEIEASNPAFPIGLPAGTLFHPTFLYEIIWNLLGVAVILWIGHRFNPQWGRLFGVYLIWYGAGRTVWETIRIDPSEYLFGIRANVWAAILAIVVGIAIIVIQSRRHTGTEPSAYVAGRAWNDPKAAVDYYDTDAENLGLRSAATGDDAGRPRSTASSAPTSKDTVATSKTGSPS, from the coding sequence GTGATTGCACCCCTCAGCATCCCGAGCCCGAACCCGGACATCGCGTCGTTCAGCGTCGGTCCGTTCACGGTGCACATGTACGCGCTGTGCATCATCGCCGGGATCGTCGTCGCGACCATCCTGACCTCCCGTCGCCTGACCAAGCGCGGAGCCGAGCCGGGTATCGTGCTCGACATCATCCTGTGGGCCATTCCGCTCGGCATCATCGGAGCGCGGATCTTCCACGTCCTGACGCACCCCGGGGACTACTTCTACCCGGGCGCCGACCTCCTGCGGACGCTCTACATCTGGGAGGGCGGCATCGCGATCTTCGGTTCGCTCCTCGGAGGAGCCGTCGGCGCCTACATCGGCTGCCGGATGACGGGCATCCGCTTCTGGACCTTCGCCGACGCGCTGGCGCCAGGGCTGCTGCTCGCACAGGCCTTCGGGCGCCTCGGCAACTACTTCAACCACGAGCTGTACGGTCTGCCGACCGACCTGCCGTGGGGCCTGGAGATCGAAGCCAGCAACCCGGCGTTCCCGATCGGTCTGCCGGCCGGCACCCTGTTCCACCCGACGTTCCTGTACGAGATCATCTGGAACCTCCTCGGTGTCGCCGTCATCCTGTGGATCGGTCACCGCTTCAACCCGCAGTGGGGTCGGCTCTTCGGCGTGTACCTCATCTGGTACGGCGCCGGCCGCACCGTCTGGGAGACCATCCGGATCGACCCGAGCGAGTACCTGTTCGGCATCCGCGCCAACGTGTGGGCCGCCATCCTCGCGATCGTCGTGGGTATCGCGATCATCGTCATCCAGTCGCGCCGTCACACCGGCACGGAGCCGTCGGCCTATGTCGCCGGTCGCGCCTGGAACGATCCGAAGGCTGCGGTAGACTACTACGACACCGACGCGGAGAACCTGGGGCTGCGCAGTGCCGCGACCGGCGATGATGCCGGTCGTCCACGGAGCACTGCATCGTCCGCTCCGACGTCCAAGGACACGGTCGCCACAAGCAAGACCGGCTCACCCTCCTAG